From Mytilus edulis chromosome 8, xbMytEdul2.2, whole genome shotgun sequence, one genomic window encodes:
- the LOC139484787 gene encoding uncharacterized protein produces the protein MVELYLLPVFTLHILHQLVAPTTSTEVNSTLIVNSVGSPGCVKGKQYYDFDQEICRRCPRCRKANNYLQFNIRISPEFGVLDCYPCYCKLGVKFKNEYSDRCSECPICNTHGHMNKSKEIPTDEFHGAFDCYPCICDPGYFGNALTHYQCTECLDCHGQNKQFKTNCTQNTDSECGDCLKGYTKSWMEHAACVKIEKTTVTPKLSSTPGDTYLPPIVGNGHAKKSQTILVVILVISTFSAFCIIFLGYYVIKHSSCCSKDYYNVTASTSAATLAQSKSSVNKNDNQTTQLNGGSTQTIVNALLPESTDFEQCEDPQLECDGLLTGDQPQNVRRMSDDKNVYIFYQKGDCNSVHIDALPSLQS, from the exons ATGGTAGAATTATATTTACTACCAGTATTTACACTGCACATACTGCACCAGCTTGTTGCGCCAACGACTTCTACAGAGGTAAACAGTACACTTATCGTTAATAGTGTAGGTTCCCCTGGATGTGTCAAGGGCAAACAGTACTACGACTTCGATCAAGAAATATGTCGAAGATGTCCACGTTGTAGAAAGGCTAACAACTATTTGCAGTTT AATATCAGAATCAGTCCAGAATTCGGTGTATTAGACTGTTATCCTTGTTACTGCAAGCTGGGTGTAAAGTTCAAAAACGAATATTCTGACAGATGTAGTGAGTGTCCCATCTGTAATACACATGGCCATATGAATAAAAGCAAG GAAATACCTACCGATGAATTTCATGGAGCATTTGATTGTTATCCATGTATATGTGATCCTGGATACTTTGGGAATGCCTTGACACATTACCAGTGTACAGAATGTCTTGACTGTCATGGACAGaataaacaattcaaaacaaaCTGTACACAGAACACAGATTCAGAATGTGGTGACTGTCTGAAAGG GTACACAAAATCCTGGATGGAACATGCTGCATGTG tgaaaattgaaaaaacgACAGTCACCCCAAAGCTCAGTTCAACTCCAGGAGACACATATTTGCCGCCAATAGTTGGTAATGGTCATGCCAAGAAATCTCAAACCATACTAGTTGTCATATTGGTTATTTCAACTTTCTCTGcattttgtattatattcttGGGGTACTATGTCATCAAACATTCATCATGTTGTAGTAAAGACTACTATAACGTAACAGCGTCCACTTCTGCTGCCACACTCGCCCAGTCTAAGTCATCAGTGAACAAGAATGATAATCAAACAACACAACTGAATGGAGGTTCTACACAAACTATTGTTAATGCTTTAC TTCCAGAAAGTACAGACTTTGAGCAATGTGAGGACCCACAACTTGAATGTGACG GTTTACTGACTGGAGATCAACCACAGAATGTGCGAAGAATGTCAGATGATAAAAATGTGTACATCTTTTACCAGAAAGGTGATTGTAATTCTGTCCATATTGACGCACTGCCAAGTTTACAGTCTTGA